One region of Faecalibacter bovis genomic DNA includes:
- a CDS encoding NAD(P)/FAD-dependent oxidoreductase translates to MPQNVTIRISPAEAANETILKQRLAAAAKTRPENINAYQITRRSLDARSRNIVTQLQANVFIGEDFFDAFEFHPNLQNVANAQEVYIAGAGPAGLFAALELIELGLKPIIIERGKNVRDRRRDLAAMNKEGKVNPESNYCYGEGGAGTYSDGKLYTRSTKRGNILKSLQWFVHFGATERILQEAHPHIGTNKLPGIIANMREAIIECGGEVLFDTKLTDIIIENNQIKGIELNNDTRIKTSSLILATGHSARDIFRMLAAKKVLIEAKPFALGVRIEHKQNLIDSSQYHCPIGTERNQYLPPASYSLVSQEAGRGVFSFCMCPGGIIAPASTDEGELVVNGWSPSKRDGYFANSGMVVTVDEKDFAKYGFEGPLAGMKFQQMVEQKAWQVGGGLLKAPAQRMTDFVSGKLSNSLNDSSYLPGLTSGLLSEVLPKEVHDSLRLGFQTFGKKMNGYYTEEANVVATESRTSSPVRIPRNDETLEHVQVSGLFPCAEGAGYAGGIISAAMDGAKVAVAVKNFLKK, encoded by the coding sequence ATGCCTCAAAACGTAACTATCCGAATTTCTCCTGCAGAAGCAGCAAACGAAACTATTTTGAAACAACGTTTAGCCGCAGCAGCGAAAACAAGACCGGAAAATATCAATGCATATCAAATTACCCGTCGCTCATTAGATGCAAGAAGTAGAAATATTGTAACGCAATTACAAGCAAATGTTTTTATTGGGGAAGATTTTTTTGATGCTTTCGAATTTCATCCAAATTTACAAAATGTAGCTAACGCGCAAGAGGTTTACATAGCCGGTGCCGGCCCTGCTGGTTTATTTGCAGCATTGGAGTTGATAGAACTTGGTTTAAAACCTATTATCATCGAGCGTGGTAAAAATGTTCGTGATCGTCGACGAGATTTAGCTGCGATGAATAAAGAAGGTAAAGTTAATCCAGAGTCTAACTATTGTTATGGTGAAGGAGGAGCTGGAACGTATTCGGACGGAAAATTATATACACGTTCAACTAAACGTGGTAATATTTTAAAATCTCTACAATGGTTTGTTCACTTTGGAGCAACCGAACGTATTTTACAAGAAGCACATCCACATATCGGTACAAATAAGTTACCTGGGATTATAGCTAATATGCGTGAAGCGATTATTGAATGTGGAGGAGAAGTTTTATTCGATACTAAATTAACTGATATCATTATCGAGAATAATCAGATCAAAGGAATTGAATTAAATAATGATACACGTATCAAAACTTCATCTTTAATATTAGCAACTGGACATTCAGCTCGTGATATTTTTAGAATGTTAGCAGCAAAAAAAGTGTTGATAGAAGCTAAACCATTTGCTTTAGGAGTTCGTATAGAGCATAAACAAAATCTTATTGATTCTTCTCAATACCATTGTCCAATTGGAACTGAAAGAAATCAATATTTACCGCCAGCATCATATTCATTAGTTTCGCAAGAAGCAGGACGTGGAGTTTTTTCATTTTGTATGTGTCCAGGTGGAATTATTGCACCAGCTTCTACAGATGAAGGTGAATTAGTTGTAAATGGATGGTCACCATCTAAGCGCGATGGATATTTTGCAAACTCAGGAATGGTAGTAACTGTTGATGAAAAAGATTTTGCAAAATATGGTTTCGAAGGACCATTAGCTGGAATGAAGTTTCAACAAATGGTAGAACAAAAAGCTTGGCAAGTTGGAGGTGGATTATTAAAAGCACCGGCGCAACGTATGACGGATTTTGTTTCAGGTAAATTATCAAATTCCTTAAACGATAGTTCATATTTACCAGGTCTTACTTCAGGATTATTAAGTGAAGTTTTACCAAAAGAAGTTCACGATTCTTTGCGATTAGGATTTCAAACTTTCGGAAAAAAAATGAATGGTTACTACACAGAAGAAGCTAACGTTGTAGCAACAGAATCTCGTACTTCGTCACCTGTGCGTATTCCTCGAAACGATGAAACTTTAGAGCATGTGCAAGTTTCTGGTTTATTTCCTTGTGCTGAAGGTGCTGGATATGCCGGCGGAATCATTTCTGCTGCAATGGATGGCGCTAAAGTTGCTGTCGCTGTAAAGAATTTTTTAAAGAAATAA
- a CDS encoding protease inhibitor I42 family protein gives MKNTLIFSALLTLISSCSVQKGEHTKIYNLDEVKSDLTVNMKVDERIQITAKANPSTGYSWNITTPENCNVNLTEVENKNLSEEVMLGAPIRNIYNYTGVSKGECVVEFDYSRPWEGKSNQPKRIKFIVK, from the coding sequence ATGAAAAATACATTAATTTTTTCAGCGCTTCTTACATTAATCAGTTCTTGTTCAGTTCAAAAAGGAGAACACACTAAAATATACAATTTAGATGAAGTTAAGTCTGATCTAACTGTAAATATGAAGGTTGATGAAAGGATACAAATTACAGCTAAAGCAAATCCGTCAACTGGATATTCTTGGAATATTACAACTCCAGAAAATTGTAATGTAAACTTGACGGAAGTTGAAAACAAAAACTTGAGTGAAGAAGTAATGCTAGGTGCACCAATTCGAAATATTTATAATTATACAGGTGTGTCGAAAGGTGAGTGTGTTGTTGAGTTTGATTATTCAAGACCTTGGGAAGGAAAAAGTAATCAACCAAAACGTATAAAATTTATTGTAAAATAA
- the crcB gene encoding fluoride efflux transporter CrcB: protein MIKTILFVGFGGALGSVLRYLITIGINQIITISFPIATFSINIIGCLLIGILYGISEKNNLGNSDLNSLLIIGFCGGFTTFSTFANENLKLFQQENFLVPALYISLSVILGILAVRLGYKIIL from the coding sequence ATGATCAAAACTATTTTATTTGTTGGTTTTGGTGGAGCATTAGGAAGTGTATTACGTTATCTGATTACAATTGGGATTAATCAGATTATTACAATATCTTTTCCTATTGCAACATTTTCAATAAATATTATAGGTTGTTTACTTATTGGAATATTATACGGAATTTCCGAGAAAAATAATCTCGGAAATTCTGATTTAAATTCTTTATTAATCATTGGTTTTTGTGGCGGATTTACAACTTTCTCCACATTTGCAAATGAAAATCTCAAACTATTTCAACAGGAAAATTTCTTAGTTCCTGCGCTATATATTTCACTAAGTGTAATTTTAGGAATCTTAGCTGTAAGATTAGGTTATAAAATCATTCTTTAA
- a CDS encoding DUF3817 domain-containing protein, with amino-acid sequence MLKFFKITGYLEALSAIALFFFAMPMKYIFDDPIWVTHIGRIHGGLFILYMVLVYILKEKYNWSWKIFAIFFVASIIPGGTIWADKRLIEGKKYNNN; translated from the coding sequence ATGTTGAAGTTTTTTAAAATTACGGGATATTTAGAAGCACTTTCTGCTATTGCTTTATTCTTTTTCGCAATGCCAATGAAGTATATTTTTGATGATCCAATTTGGGTTACTCATATCGGACGTATACATGGTGGATTATTTATTCTTTACATGGTATTGGTTTATATCTTAAAAGAGAAATACAACTGGTCTTGGAAAATATTTGCTATATTTTTTGTCGCATCTATCATTCCAGGAGGTACAATTTGGGCAGACAAACGTTTGATTGAAGGAAAAAAATATAATAATAACTAA
- a CDS encoding patatin-like phospholipase family protein produces the protein MINAVFGIALSGGGHRGLAHAGILQFLEEKGISPKIIAGTSAGAIVGTMYAIGKTPQQILELFQTVSFFNWNYITTKKAGLFDIDRLEVYLDKELGNMTIGDLDKQVYISATDMQRGRLKIFGKDTIAKKAVLASCAFPAVFSPVVIDGIIYSDGGMLNNFPVNAIQGHCDYLIGSNVNPVVETSAENLKTIKSITLRSFEIMMNNNTHLHKNLCDWYLEPADLTKYFTFETSKSKMKEIFDIGYLEAKSTFSAFEDILK, from the coding sequence ATGATAAACGCAGTATTCGGAATAGCATTATCTGGAGGTGGACATAGAGGTTTAGCACATGCAGGAATTTTACAATTTTTAGAAGAAAAAGGAATATCTCCAAAAATTATAGCAGGGACGAGTGCAGGTGCAATTGTAGGAACAATGTATGCAATAGGAAAAACACCACAACAGATATTAGAATTATTTCAGACGGTTTCATTTTTTAATTGGAATTATATTACTACAAAAAAAGCCGGATTATTTGATATTGATCGATTAGAAGTTTATTTAGATAAAGAATTAGGAAATATGACCATTGGTGACTTGGATAAACAAGTTTACATTTCCGCTACTGACATGCAACGTGGAAGGTTAAAAATTTTTGGTAAAGATACTATTGCTAAAAAGGCAGTTTTGGCTTCATGCGCATTTCCAGCTGTATTTTCACCAGTAGTAATTGATGGGATTATTTATAGTGATGGTGGAATGTTAAATAATTTTCCAGTCAATGCTATACAAGGTCATTGCGATTATTTAATCGGTTCTAATGTGAATCCTGTTGTCGAAACTTCTGCAGAAAACCTAAAAACAATAAAATCTATAACGTTGCGATCTTTCGAAATTATGATGAATAATAATACTCATTTACATAAGAATTTATGTGATTGGTATCTTGAACCAGCAGATTTAACTAAATATTTCACATTTGAAACATCAAAATCTAAAATGAAAGAAATTTTCGATATCGGTTATTTAGAAGCGAAATCAACATTTTCAGCCTTTGAAGATATCTTAAAGTAA
- a CDS encoding M16 family metallopeptidase: MKKSLLVCGILFSSVLAHAQFNTVKKTDNKGYSYEIVENDPTKTRIYTLDNGLKIYLAQIKDEPRIQTHIAVKTGSNNDPEDNTGLAHYLEHMVFKGTSKIGTQNWEKEKPLLQQISNLYEQHKAEKDPEKKIAIYKKIDEVSQEASKYAVANEYDKLISSLGASGTNAHTSLEETIYHNNIPSNELEKFLMIEAERFNELTLRLFHTELEAVYEEFNRSQDNDGRLVFYKLMETLFPKSHYGTQTTIGTSEHLKNPSMVAIHNYFDKYYVASNMAVLLIGDFDYDTAVPLIDKYFGGMAKKPAPAQYVAKEDPIKKIISSDVTSPSSERVQFAYRFDGVNSKDAKYVTLIDYILSNSTAGLIDLNINQQQKALGAGSGASFFRDYGMHSFSGAPKQGQSLEEVRDLLLGQIEKIKKGDFDDWMIDAVVNDMKKSRMRSWENTRSLASSLYKSFINDTPWEKVVSEHEDLSKITKKELMDFANKHYKDNYVIVYKRQGENKDLVRVSNPGITPIQLNRDAQSNWYKEFMKINSDDIKPVFVDFKKELKEGKVKKAKFTSIQNKTNDISTVYYISEVGSDHDKKLSLAINYLDYLGTSKYSPENLKKEFYKYGVEYNVNSGTDRTYVSVTALQKNLGEGLRLFEHLISDAVANKESYDEYVNTILKSRVNAKKNKNAIVAALNSYAQYGPENRFRNILSEQELKAIDPKELTQLIKDFFNYEHQVFYYGNNEAEAKKLIEKYHNFGTSSKIPAKKEFAQNPTLGKVYFAPYDMVQAEINFVARDQQFDSNLLTPSGMFNEYFGGGLSSIVFQEIRESKSLAYSARSSYSNGTKKGDYNYVRANIGTQANKLPQAVDAMLDLMNDMPKAESQFENSKQAALKQIATKRYTKSNVFFYWLSLQDRGLNYDINKDIYNQTSTLTIDKLDQFFQKHIKGQKFNVGLIGKKESLDWEAVNKLGEVKELTLEDLFNY, translated from the coding sequence ATGAAAAAATCACTTCTAGTCTGTGGAATTTTATTTTCCTCAGTATTAGCTCATGCACAATTTAATACCGTGAAAAAAACTGATAATAAAGGTTATAGTTACGAAATTGTTGAAAATGATCCAACTAAAACTCGTATCTATACATTAGATAATGGTTTAAAAATTTATTTAGCTCAAATAAAAGACGAGCCAAGAATTCAAACTCATATTGCTGTAAAAACAGGTTCTAATAACGATCCGGAAGATAATACTGGTTTAGCTCACTACTTAGAGCATATGGTATTTAAAGGAACGTCTAAAATTGGAACTCAGAATTGGGAAAAGGAAAAACCATTACTTCAACAAATTTCTAATTTATACGAACAACATAAAGCAGAAAAAGATCCAGAAAAAAAGATTGCGATCTATAAAAAAATTGATGAGGTTTCACAAGAAGCATCTAAATATGCTGTTGCAAATGAATACGATAAATTAATTTCGTCTTTAGGTGCATCAGGAACTAATGCACATACATCTTTAGAGGAAACAATTTACCATAATAACATTCCGAGCAACGAATTAGAAAAATTCTTAATGATCGAAGCTGAAAGATTCAACGAATTAACTTTACGTTTATTCCACACTGAATTAGAAGCTGTTTATGAGGAATTTAATCGTTCTCAGGATAATGATGGTCGTTTGGTTTTCTATAAATTAATGGAAACTTTATTCCCAAAATCACACTACGGAACACAAACAACAATCGGAACTTCTGAACATTTAAAGAATCCGTCAATGGTTGCAATTCATAATTACTTCGATAAATACTATGTTGCAAGTAATATGGCTGTGTTATTAATTGGTGATTTTGATTATGATACAGCTGTTCCTTTAATTGATAAATATTTTGGTGGAATGGCTAAAAAACCAGCTCCAGCACAATATGTAGCAAAAGAAGATCCAATCAAAAAAATTATTTCATCGGATGTAACAAGTCCATCATCTGAAAGAGTACAATTTGCTTATCGTTTTGACGGAGTTAATTCTAAAGATGCGAAATATGTAACTTTAATCGATTATATTTTAAGCAATTCTACTGCAGGTTTAATTGACTTAAATATCAATCAACAACAAAAAGCTTTAGGCGCAGGTTCTGGAGCATCTTTTTTCCGTGATTACGGAATGCATTCTTTTTCTGGAGCACCAAAACAAGGTCAATCTTTAGAAGAAGTTCGTGATTTATTATTAGGTCAAATTGAAAAAATTAAGAAAGGAGATTTTGATGATTGGATGATTGATGCGGTTGTAAATGACATGAAAAAATCTCGTATGAGATCATGGGAAAATACACGCTCGTTAGCTAGTAGTTTATACAAATCTTTCATTAACGATACACCTTGGGAAAAAGTAGTTTCTGAACACGAAGATTTATCCAAAATTACGAAAAAAGAATTGATGGATTTTGCGAATAAACATTACAAGGACAACTATGTAATTGTTTACAAGCGACAAGGAGAAAATAAAGATTTAGTTCGCGTTTCAAATCCAGGAATTACGCCAATTCAATTAAATCGTGATGCACAATCTAACTGGTACAAAGAGTTTATGAAAATAAATTCTGATGATATCAAACCTGTTTTTGTTGATTTCAAGAAAGAATTGAAAGAAGGAAAAGTAAAAAAAGCAAAATTTACTTCAATCCAAAATAAAACTAATGATATTAGTACAGTGTACTACATTTCTGAAGTTGGATCTGATCATGATAAAAAACTTTCTTTAGCGATTAATTATTTAGATTATTTAGGAACTTCTAAATATTCACCAGAAAATTTAAAGAAAGAATTTTACAAATATGGAGTTGAGTATAATGTAAATTCAGGTACAGATCGTACTTACGTTTCTGTAACTGCTTTACAAAAGAATTTAGGAGAAGGTTTACGTTTATTTGAACATTTGATTTCTGATGCTGTGGCAAATAAAGAATCTTATGACGAATATGTAAATACGATTTTAAAATCTCGTGTAAACGCGAAGAAAAATAAAAATGCAATTGTTGCTGCTTTAAATAGCTATGCACAATATGGACCAGAAAATCGTTTCAGAAATATTTTGTCTGAACAGGAATTAAAAGCAATTGATCCAAAAGAATTAACGCAATTAATTAAAGATTTCTTTAATTATGAGCATCAAGTTTTTTACTACGGAAATAATGAGGCAGAAGCTAAAAAGTTAATTGAAAAATATCACAACTTCGGAACTTCATCTAAAATTCCAGCGAAAAAAGAATTTGCTCAAAACCCAACATTAGGTAAAGTTTACTTTGCTCCTTATGATATGGTACAAGCTGAAATTAATTTTGTAGCTAGAGATCAACAGTTCGATTCTAATTTATTAACACCATCAGGAATGTTCAATGAATATTTCGGAGGTGGTTTATCATCAATTGTATTCCAAGAAATTCGTGAGTCTAAATCATTAGCATATTCTGCACGTTCTTCTTACTCTAATGGAACTAAAAAAGGTGATTACAACTATGTAAGAGCAAACATCGGAACGCAAGCAAATAAATTGCCACAAGCTGTTGATGCAATGTTAGATTTGATGAATGATATGCCAAAAGCTGAAAGCCAATTTGAGAATTCTAAACAGGCTGCTTTAAAGCAAATCGCTACAAAAAGATATACAAAATCTAATGTATTCTTCTACTGGTTATCTTTACAAGACCGTGGTTTAAATTACGATATTAACAAAGATATTTACAACCAAACATCAACGTTGACTATCGATAAATTAGATCAATTTTTCCAAAAACATATTAAAGGACAAAAATTTAATGTGGGATTAATCGGGAAAAAAGAAAGTTTAGATTGGGAAGCTGTAAATAAATTAGGAGAAGTTAAGGAATTAACTCTTGAAGATTTATTCAACTATTAA
- a CDS encoding BamA/TamA family outer membrane protein, which translates to MLKHLFYIYCIFLFLCGISISAQNKTEFYRWNEQKNSYEFDFYSQDKIKALDSLATIGFYTLQIDSIKADKIYLNKGKNFKNIWVKNETIFKNQDFNPTNNLDSILSKYIEEQDKNGFSFTNVQLIPHGNIKDEQKIELKLNLGVQRKIDAVKSVGYTKLSKGYILHGLGLKKGKIYNESVLANASSVMQNTNYIVQLQEPQTLFRPDSTIIYLYPKKVKSNTFDGILGFGNDENGDFKLNGNVQLEMNNIFNGLEQIRLNWIGTANKNTTLDIRVKLPYLFKSPIGSETQFKLFKQDSVFVNLDLNERLFYQINPNSSLGANLSYTTSNYLLDDESFAKNYDDFNKTGIGLSYEYFVRHPFQLMEGKSLLRVFASSIKKKEKNFSLTEEIVNENSKQYEIGLETYRIFQFYKKHYLKGAVSFKTLLDENDLLSENELYRIGGFGSIRGFNEESIIANLYGIGSLEYRFLPNEGFYVSVFGDYAFIDNKRMDLNTNFISFGTGLSFMTKIGIFNLSYAVGKTENTPFDFKESKIHFGILSQF; encoded by the coding sequence ATGTTAAAACACTTGTTCTACATCTATTGTATTTTTTTATTTCTTTGTGGGATTAGCATTTCTGCACAAAACAAAACTGAATTTTATAGATGGAACGAACAAAAAAATAGCTACGAATTTGATTTTTATTCTCAAGACAAAATAAAAGCGCTTGATTCGTTAGCTACAATTGGGTTTTATACACTACAAATAGATTCAATCAAAGCCGATAAAATTTATTTAAATAAAGGAAAAAACTTTAAAAATATTTGGGTTAAAAATGAAACGATTTTCAAAAATCAAGATTTCAATCCTACGAATAATTTAGATTCTATTCTATCAAAATATATCGAAGAACAAGATAAAAATGGTTTTTCATTTACAAATGTTCAGTTAATTCCACATGGAAACATCAAAGACGAACAAAAAATAGAATTAAAACTAAATTTAGGTGTACAAAGAAAGATTGATGCTGTAAAATCTGTTGGTTATACTAAACTTTCTAAAGGTTATATTCTACATGGTTTAGGCCTAAAAAAAGGAAAAATATATAACGAATCTGTTCTTGCTAATGCAAGTAGCGTTATGCAAAATACGAATTACATTGTGCAGTTGCAAGAGCCACAAACTTTGTTTAGACCAGATTCTACCATTATCTATCTGTATCCAAAAAAAGTTAAATCAAATACATTTGACGGAATTTTAGGTTTCGGGAATGATGAAAATGGCGATTTCAAATTAAATGGAAATGTTCAATTAGAAATGAATAATATTTTTAATGGATTAGAACAAATTCGATTGAATTGGATCGGAACGGCAAATAAAAATACAACTTTAGATATTCGAGTTAAATTACCTTATTTATTTAAATCACCAATTGGATCCGAAACTCAATTTAAGTTATTTAAACAAGATTCTGTTTTCGTCAATTTAGATTTGAACGAACGTTTATTTTATCAAATCAATCCAAACTCAAGTTTAGGAGCGAATTTATCTTATACTACATCAAATTATTTGTTAGATGATGAAAGTTTTGCTAAGAATTATGACGATTTTAATAAAACGGGAATTGGTTTAAGTTACGAATATTTTGTTCGTCATCCATTTCAGTTAATGGAAGGAAAATCATTATTGCGTGTTTTTGCATCGTCGATTAAAAAGAAAGAAAAAAACTTTTCTTTGACTGAAGAGATCGTCAATGAAAATTCAAAACAATACGAAATAGGTTTAGAAACTTATCGAATTTTTCAGTTTTATAAAAAACATTATTTAAAAGGTGCAGTTAGTTTTAAAACTTTGTTAGATGAAAATGATTTGTTATCTGAAAACGAATTGTACCGAATTGGTGGTTTTGGTAGTATTAGAGGTTTTAACGAGGAAAGTATTATTGCGAACCTTTACGGAATAGGAAGTTTGGAATATCGCTTTTTACCTAATGAAGGATTTTACGTTAGTGTTTTCGGAGATTATGCGTTTATCGATAATAAGCGAATGGATTTGAATACAAATTTCATCAGTTTCGGAACAGGATTATCATTTATGACTAAGATTGGAATTTTTAATTTAAGTTATGCGGTTGGTAAAACAGAAAATACACCTTTTGATTTTAAAGAATCAAAAATACATTTTGGTATTTTAAGTCAATTTTAA
- a CDS encoding C1 family peptidase, with the protein MRKIFYPILASALFLGATQITFAQDNLVNSLSKNASENAKQAFQFTELINLAKTPVQNQGSSGTCWSYSGNSFLESEMLRMGKQPVQLSQIFVARNAYADRANQYVKMHGNIALGEGGLFHDVMDVYKKYGMVPQEVYSGLNYGTTKNQFGEMSAAMEGFLKGIVSNPNGKLTPNWKTAYSGIMDAYLGEYPKEFTYNGKKYTPRTFADEVVGINPDDYIPLSSFKEYELYKPFILMIPDNWAFGQYYNIPMNDITNTIDYALKNGFTVAWAQDVSEKSFSWKNGVAYVPTKRFEDMSAQEKAEMFNGPKPEAVITEEMRQMAFDNYETTDDHGMHIVGLAKDQNGKEYYIIKNSWGTTNDYEGYMYVTKAYVQYKTLNLLVHKNGVPKQLLKKLGK; encoded by the coding sequence ATGCGTAAAATATTCTATCCTATCTTAGCTTCAGCTTTATTTTTAGGAGCAACACAAATAACATTTGCACAAGATAACTTAGTTAATTCTTTAAGCAAAAATGCAAGTGAAAATGCAAAACAAGCATTCCAATTTACAGAGTTAATCAACTTAGCAAAAACACCTGTTCAAAATCAAGGTTCATCAGGAACTTGTTGGTCATATTCAGGAAATTCATTCTTAGAGTCTGAAATGTTAAGAATGGGAAAACAACCTGTACAATTATCTCAAATATTTGTAGCGCGTAATGCTTATGCAGATCGTGCGAACCAATATGTAAAAATGCATGGAAATATTGCTTTAGGAGAAGGAGGTTTATTTCATGATGTGATGGATGTGTACAAAAAATACGGAATGGTTCCGCAGGAGGTTTATTCTGGATTGAATTACGGTACGACTAAAAACCAATTTGGAGAAATGTCGGCTGCAATGGAAGGTTTCTTAAAAGGAATAGTTTCTAACCCAAATGGGAAATTAACTCCTAATTGGAAAACAGCTTATTCTGGTATTATGGATGCTTATTTAGGTGAATATCCTAAAGAGTTTACTTATAACGGTAAAAAATATACACCTCGAACATTTGCTGATGAAGTAGTGGGTATAAATCCTGATGATTATATTCCGTTATCATCTTTTAAAGAATATGAATTATACAAGCCATTTATTTTAATGATTCCAGACAACTGGGCGTTTGGGCAGTATTATAATATTCCAATGAATGATATTACAAATACGATTGATTATGCTTTGAAAAATGGATTTACTGTAGCTTGGGCACAAGATGTTTCAGAAAAATCTTTTTCTTGGAAAAATGGAGTAGCGTATGTACCAACAAAACGTTTTGAGGACATGTCTGCTCAAGAAAAAGCTGAAATGTTTAATGGTCCAAAACCAGAAGCTGTTATTACGGAAGAAATGCGTCAAATGGCATTTGATAATTACGAAACTACTGATGACCACGGAATGCACATTGTTGGTTTAGCTAAAGATCAAAACGGAAAAGAATACTACATTATAAAAAATTCTTGGGGAACAACAAATGATTATGAAGGATACATGTATGTAACGAAAGCTTATGTACAATACAAAACATTAAATTTATTGGTTCATAAAAATGGAGTTCCAAAACAGCTTTTAAAGAAATTAGGTAAATAA